A genomic region of Caenorhabditis elegans chromosome V contains the following coding sequences:
- the ttr-22 gene encoding Transthyretin-like family protein (Confirmed by transcript evidence), whose product MFSITYIALSVFFLIHCSDALLNVIGSTQSVTVTGKLVCEGQPASGVLVKMYDDGTIYDSKLGSTTTSSDGTFSVSGTYTDILTLDPKVNIYHSCNYNGPCSKKVTINIPDYAVASGSSSTDNYDIGTLNLANQFSGETTDCIH is encoded by the exons ATGTTTTCAATTACATATATTGCtctttctgttttctttttgattcaTTGCTCCGATGCTTTACTCAATGTTATCGGAAGCACTCAAAGTGTTACTGTAACGGGAAAATTGGTTTGTGAAGGACAGCCAGCCAGTGGAGTTCTCGTGAAGATGTATGACGATGGAACGA tatatGACTCGAAATTAGGTTCGACGACCACCTCATCTGATGGAACATTTTCTGTTTCTGGAACATATACAGATATTTTAACATTGGATCCAAAAGTGAATATATATCATAGTTGTAATTACAATGGACCATGTTCAAAGAAAGTGACAATCAATATTCCTGATTATGCAGTTGCATCTGGAAGTAGCTCGACTGATAATTATGATATTGGAACTTTGAACTTAGCTAATCAGTTCAGTGGAGAAACCACTGATTGTATCCATTGA
- the slfl-5 gene encoding Tr-type G domain-containing protein (Confirmed by transcript evidence) translates to MDFMISHFCDEQNHQPLYKTRRQSISDSKNGPTLLSSSLPTNDECSDSDTENRLPPETELGNIEYKAKLVNPTTSRIQHLITQMKWRLREGQGEAIYEIGVEDGGIMSGLTDEELNDSLRTLRTMAQALGASMVILTEKDVTVKGSNSRRTVVEVLVRKVPESQQFIEVRLAVVGGCDVGKSTLCGVLTQGCLDDGNGKARIGIFRFPHEVRTGKTSSVCNDVIGFDNRGKLVNYAQNSLEEMVEKSSKLVTLIDLAGDAKYQKTTIHGLTGYTPHFACLVVAADRGITWATREHLGLIAALNIPMFVLITKMDLVDRQGLKKIIKDVSNLVAKAGMTAREKRVKTKRDAVKAAQELCVGSIVPVLAVSSVSGEGFRCLRTLLNCLSTAGTAESRIQLVGLPAFFTIEELYNVPHVGQVVGGMLSEGQLHEGADVLVGPMKDGTFEKITVGSIRRSRQAVGCVNPGEAASISLNLPDGVSLRRGMVLAEIDHQPPVCYEFTANLLLLCHSTKYICEGFQATVFIGSVCTTAIITHIDDADCIRPGKWAVVKMCFAYQPEVIREGSPIILRQGKTKGMGEVLKVFPCTQ, encoded by the exons ATGGATTTTATGATTTCACATTTCTGCGATGAGCAGAATCATCAGCCACTTTACAAAACTAG acGACAATCAATATCGGACTCTAAAAATGGACCAACACTTCTCAGCTCTTCACTGCCAACTAACGATGAATGTTCCGACTCCGACACCGAAAACCGATTGCCACCTGAAACGGAGCTTGGAAATATTGAGTACAAAGCAAAATTAGTAAATCCAACGACATCTCGTATACAACATCTGATCACTCAAATGAAATGGCGTCTTCGTGAGGGTCAAGGAGAGGCTATTTATGAAATTGGCGTTGAGGATGGTGGAATAATGTCTGGATTAACAGACGAGGAACTGAATGATTCACTTCGGACCTTGAGAACGATGGCCCAAGCTCTTGGGGCGAGTATGGTTATTTTGACCGAGAAAGACGTTACTGTTAAGGGATCAAATTCACGGAGAACTGTAGTCGAG gtACTTGTCCGAAAGGTTCCTGAAAGCCAGCAATTCATCGAAGTTCGTCTTGCTGTCGTTGGAGGATGCGATGTCGGAAAATCAACACTGTGTGGAGTGTTAACACAGGGTTGTCTGGACGACGGAAACGGAAAAGCAAGAATTGGAATATTCAGATTTCCACACGAAGTGCGAACAGGAAAAACCAGTTCTGTCTGTAATGATGTCATTGGCTTCGATAATCGTGGAAAG ctAGTCAATTATGCACAAAATAGTCTCGAAGAAATGGTGGAGAAGTCTTCAAAACTTGTAACACTTATCGATCTGGCTGGAGACgcaaaatatcagaaaacgACAATTCATGGATTAACCGGATACACTCCTCATTTCGCTTGCCTTGTTGTAGCCGCCGATCGAGGAATCACGTGGGCCACTCGTGAACATCTTGGATTAATTGCCGCTTTAAACATTCCAATGTTTGTACTGATCACAAAAATGGATCTAGTCGATCGACAAGGACTTAAGAAAATCATCAAAGATGTTTCCAATCTTGTTGCGAAAGCAGGGATGACAGCTCGCGAGAAAAGAGTGAAAACTAAAAGAGACGCAGTGAAGGCGGCACAAGAACTCTGCGTTGGTAGTATCGTACCAGTTCTTGCTGTTAGTTCAGTGAGCGGAGAAGGTTTTCGTTGTCTCAGAACACTTCTCAATTGCCTTTCTACAGCTGGAACTGCAGAGTCACGTATTCAACTAGTTGGACTCCCAGCCTTTTTCACAATCGAGGAACTATATAATGTGCCTCATGTTGGACAAGTAGTTGGAGGAATGCTATCTGAAGGACAATTGCATGAAGGAGCAGATGTTCTTGTTGGACCCATGAAAGatggaacttttgaaaaaattactgtcGGGTCGATTCGAAGAAGCCGGCAAGCCGTAGGATGTGTTAATCCTGGTGAAGCTGCATCGATATCCTTGAATCTTCCAGACGGTGTCAGTCTAAGAAGG gGAATGGTTCTTGCTGAAATCGATCATCAACCACCAGTTTGTTACGAATTCACTGCCAATCTTTTACTGCTGTGTCACTCGACGAAATACATATGCGAAGGATTTCAAGCCACAG TGTTTATCGGAAGTGTCTGTACAACTGCCATTATTACTCACATCGACGATGCAGACTGCATCCGTCCAGGAAAATGGGCTGTAGTTAAAATGTGTTTCGCCTATCAACCAGAAGTCATTCGTGAAGGATCACCAATTATTCTTCGTCAAGGAAAAACCAAAGGAATGGGAGAAGTATTAAAAGTATTTCCGTGCACCCAATGA
- the T04H1.13 gene encoding uncharacterized protein (Confirmed by transcript evidence): MIDRIRREQ; encoded by the coding sequence ATGATAGATCGAATACGGCGTGAGCAGTAG
- the rad-50 gene encoding Zinc-hook domain-containing protein (Confirmed by transcript evidence) — protein sequence MRRKYLLIEAWELLMAKFLRLHIRGIRSVGDEDHDVHKIDFLSPCTLISGPNGTGKTTTIEALNFVTTGQMPTQKKQNFIHSTDVARKTRVDASVTLEFIDVKGRECTAVRRLVVTSGTKAAALAEEHTLAIKYPDGTVNTLSSKVCDFNTALLKHLGVPRAVFKYVIFCHQEDSTWPLSEPKELKKRFDDIFQLTKFVKAQERMKKIVLDFKKEMQTHEMSKQLYETHVRDKLVARQNQEECERKISKRKEETDELKERKANGQKKIEEMRTSIHELEDTLTSFKKTELERQNLKKQLSLIRVEPYFGTEEELKREIEEFRGSEGRSYGEERARIQKKIGKNNQERQELSQKKTEFENRISSLKAEVIHCQSLKYDLERLENQLRSELDLEHDADIDIEIDNAITLKIRGMSDKARMIAKNCAELQSNLRTAQEAATKIEVEMKTLQNEKVKLEKEVEQLKFKIKQGQNATAGMKDLLKKEEALRKSLADLPLLDENALTECKLKREKYLKQLDILKKKCAEAEKNAEKDREKESLKQTLSIARKKMTAYQRIYDNNWQGLIGQAPDFPWTPILSKTFHKLRNDKKIMEEDLRDVQLNVQKLETMQHQYRKQEESLTAQELKLSENIFEACSCEAEEVSEKLENLRKRLKKARKDLAPLSAKSNLYDSYIEESKSSGCCPLCDRDFKTKKEINEFSKKLENMTLSFPTEQEELEKLVSKLEKEEIIIVKAEGQANELQRIVKELKEVREKNRKLSTEMAEEKSNLSKNEKQLETVNAKLKLAEDLQTDVGVIQQLYEQTEENEKRYEQLVSESDSSDGLSYTELRKKVEDKDEEYRKIVQEGEELQKCSEERNKLQSKLNELGTHRVSLGEAAAQAGAFAEQLETKIKEIQECITAISQKRNEDLPDAQFKKDDLTRNVSSKEEEKKKAEMEVQMMKKELDQKIFHRKSLFKKVQEGGLCERQLMDKENNIATLNASLEENQQRQKRFEEDLRSFDSSHQRESILKDQLTRMIIENKIKELKRTLATFDGQINEDRITEQKQAYNKLQNELRLIGNEEVKIYTQMQEYEKQKKIAEAKLSTKECQNAESNYRDAIIELAITKESISDLTKYRNCLDASLIQFHSEKMGRVNGIIDDLWRKVYNSTDITTIRIRSDATSETSSKKVAYEYNVMMVHETGTEVEMRGRCSAGQKMLASLLIRIALAEVFGGSCSMIALDEPTTNLDESKVEGMAIVLADIIAERRGFDENGKLRGRDMQMVVITHDERLVNRITISCRPEYIYCLGKDEHGISFLSKRYPDGTVKRVNTKRRF from the exons ATGAGAAGGAA ATATTTGCTTATCGAAGCCTGGGAATTGCTTATGGCGAAATTTTTACGC ctacaCATCAGAGGAATTCGAAGTGTCGGTGATGAGGACCACGATGTTCACAAAATTGATTTCCTCTCTCCGTGCACACTAATCAGTGGACCAAATGGAACAGGAAAAACG accaCCATCGAGGCACTCAACTTTGTAACCACCGGACAAATGCCTACACAGAAGAAACAGAACTTTATTCACAGCACAgat GTAGCACGCAAAACTCGTGTTGATGCCTCAGTTACTCTCGAATTCATTGATGTCAAAGGACGAGAGTGTACAGCTGTACGGAGACTTGTTGTGACATCAGGA ACGAAAGCTGCAGCACTAGCAGAAGAACACACATTAGCTATAAAATATCCTGATGGCACAGTCAATACTCTGAGCAGCAAAGTTTGCGACTTCAACACTGcacttttaaaacatttaggCGTCCCGAGAGCAGTTTTCAAATATGTAATTTTCTGTCATCAAGAAGATTCGACTTGGCCACTCAGTGAACcaaaagaactgaaaaaacgttttgatgACATCTTccaactgacaaaatttgtgaaagcACAGGaacgaatgaaaaaaattgtgctgGATTTT aagaaagaAATGCAAACCCACGAGATGTCTAAACAACTCTACGAGACTCATGTTAGGGATAAACTGGTCGCTAGACAAAACCAAGAAGAATGTGAgagaaaaatatcgaaacgGAAAGAGGAAACTGATGAGCTGAAAGAACGAAAAGCCAATGGACAGAAGAAGATAGAAGAGATGAGAACGTCTATTCACGAACTCGAGGACACATTAACTTCGTTCA agaaaactGAATTGGAGAGgcaaaacttgaagaaacaGCTTTCTCTCATTCGTGTGGAGCCCTATTTTGGAACTGAAGAAGAGTTGAAgagagaaattgaagaattccGTGGTTCTGAAGGACGCAGCTATGGTGAAGAACGGGCCagaatccagaaaaaaattggtaaaaataaTCAGGAACGACAGGAGTTGTCGcaaaagaaaactgaattcGAGAACagaatttcaagtttaaaagCTGAAgttatt cACTGCCAATCACTGAAGTATGACCTGGAACGACTAGAAAATCAACTTCGTTCCGAACTCGATCTTGAACACGATGCGGATATTGACATTGAAATTGATAACGCTATCACATTGAAAATTCGAGGAATGTCTGATAAAGCACGAATGATTGCAAAGAACTGTGCCGAACTTCAATCCAATCTGCGAACAGCACAAGAAGCagctacaaaaattgaagtagaaatgaaaactcttcaaaacgaaaaagtcaAACTGGAGAAAGAAGTAGAAcagctgaaattcaaaatcaaacaagGACAGAATGCCACTGCAGGCATGAAggatcttctgaaaaaagaagaagctctGAGAAAAAGTCTTGCTGACCTTCCATTACTCGACGAGAATGCACTGACAGAATGCAAACTCAAGCGAGAGAAATACCTAAAACAATTGgacattctgaaaaagaagTGCGCCGAGGCTGAAAAGAATGCTGAGAAAGACAGAGAAAAAGAATCCTTGAAACAAACTCTGTCTATTGCTCGAAAAAAGATGACTGCATATCAAAGGATATATGATAACAATTGGCAAGGATTGATTGGACAGGCTCCCGATTTTCCATGGACTCCAATTCTATCGAAGACTTTCCACAAATTGAGGAATGATAAGAAAATCATGGAAGAAGATCTTCGAGATGTTCAATTAAACGTCCAAAAGCTTGAAACCATGCAACATCAGTACAGGAAGCAAGAGGAAAGTCTAACAGCACAGGAATTGAAGTTGagtgaaaacattttcgaagCTTGTTCGTGTGAAGCTGAAGAAGTCTccgagaaattggaaaatcttcGAAAGCGTCTGAAGAAAGCCCGAAAAGATTTAGCGCCTCTCAGTGCAAAATCAAATCTCTACGATTCTTATATCGAAGAAAGCAAAAGCAGTGGTTGCTGTCCACTTTGTGATCGTGACTTCAAGACAAAGaaagaaataaatgaattcTCAAAGAAGCTTGAAAATATGACACTTAGTTTTCCCACTGAACAGGAAGAATTGGAGAAATTAGtttcgaaattggaaaaagaagaaataattATTGTGAAAGCAGAAGGACAAGCAAACGAACTGCAGAGAATAGTAAAAGAACTAAAG GAAGTTCGAGAGAAAAACAGAAAGCTGTCTACTGAAATGGCGGAAGAGAAATCGAATCTttctaaaaacgaaaaacaacTGGAAACCGTGAATGCTAAACTCAAATTAGCTGAAGATTTGCAAACAGATGTTGGTGTAATTCAACAACTCTATGAACAAACAGAAGAGAACGAAAAGAGATATGAGCAACTTGTTTCTGAATCTGATTCTTCGGATGGCCTCAGCTACACCGAACTTCGGAAGAAAGTTGAAGACAAAGATGAAGAATATCGTAAGATTGTTCAAGAAGGAGAAGAACTTCAGAAGTGTTCTGAGGAAAGAAATAAACTTCAATCAAAACTGAATGAGCTCGGAACTCACCGAGTTTCTTTGGGAGAAGCTGCTGCACAGGCTGGTGCTTTCGCAGAACAATTGGAAACTAAGATAAAAGAGATTCAAGAGTGTATTACGGCAATCTcgcaaaaaagaaatgaagatCTTCCGGATGCTCAGTTCAAGAAAGATGATCTCACAAGAAATGTTTCCAGtaaagaagaagagaagaaaaaagctgaaatggAAGTGCAGATGATGAAAAAGGAGttggatcaaaaaattttccatcgGAAATCGCTGTTTAAAAAAGTCCAGGAAGGCGGTCTGTGCGAAAGACAACTCATGGATAAGGAAAATAATATTGC aactctgAATGCCAGCTTAGAAGAAAATCAGCAACGCCAAAAACGTTTCGAAGAAGATCTCCGTTCGTTCGATAGTTCACATCAACGCGAGTCAATTCTAAAAGATCAACTTACTCGAATGATTATCGAAAATAAGATAAAAGAGTTGAAAAGAACATTGGCCACATTCGATGGACAAATAAATGAAGATCGCATAACTGAACAAAAACAAGCTTATaacaaacttcaaaatgaacTTCGCTTGATTGGAAACGAAGAAGTGAAAATATACACTCAGATGCAAGAGTAcgagaagcaaaaaaaaattgcggaagCAAAATTGTCAACGAAAGAGTGTCAGAATGCTGAATCGAATTATCGTGATGCTATCATAGAACTGGCAATTACTAAAGAATCTATCTCTGATTTAACGAAGTATAGAAATTGTCTTGATGCTTCACTCATCcaatttcattctgaaaaaatgggcAGGGTCAATGGAATCATTGATGATCTATGGAGAAAAGTATATAATTCCACGGATATTACTACAATCAGGATTAG ATCAGATGCTACTTCTGAGACTTCTTCAAAGAAAGTCGCATACGAATACAATGTTATGATGGTTCATGAAACTGGCACCGAAGTTGAGATGCGTGGACGCTGCAGTGCTGGTCAAAAAATGCTTGCTTCGTTGCTTATTCGCATTGCACTCGCAGAAGTATTCGGTGGTTCATGCTCGATGATTGCGTTGGATGAACCAACAACAAATTTGGATGAGAGCAAAGTGGAAGGAATGGCTATCGTTTTGGCAGATATAATTGCTGAAAGACGCGGATTCGATGAAAATGGAAAGTTGAGAGGAAGAGATATGCAG ATGGTAGTAATCACTCACGATGAGCGACTCGTCAACAGGATCACAATCAGTTGTCGTCCAGAGTATATTTATTGTTTGGGGAAGGACGAGCACGGAATAAGTTTCCTTTCGAAACGTTATCCAGATGGAACAGTGAAAAGAGTTAATACGAAGAGACGGTTCTAG
- the rad-50 gene encoding DNA repair protein rad-50 (Confirmed by transcript evidence) — protein sequence MAKFLRLHIRGIRSVGDEDHDVHKIDFLSPCTLISGPNGTGKTTTIEALNFVTTGQMPTQKKQNFIHSTDVARKTRVDASVTLEFIDVKGRECTAVRRLVVTSGTKAAALAEEHTLAIKYPDGTVNTLSSKVCDFNTALLKHLGVPRAVFKYVIFCHQEDSTWPLSEPKELKKRFDDIFQLTKFVKAQERMKKIVLDFKKEMQTHEMSKQLYETHVRDKLVARQNQEECERKISKRKEETDELKERKANGQKKIEEMRTSIHELEDTLTSFKKTELERQNLKKQLSLIRVEPYFGTEEELKREIEEFRGSEGRSYGEERARIQKKIGKNNQERQELSQKKTEFENRISSLKAEVIHCQSLKYDLERLENQLRSELDLEHDADIDIEIDNAITLKIRGMSDKARMIAKNCAELQSNLRTAQEAATKIEVEMKTLQNEKVKLEKEVEQLKFKIKQGQNATAGMKDLLKKEEALRKSLADLPLLDENALTECKLKREKYLKQLDILKKKCAEAEKNAEKDREKESLKQTLSIARKKMTAYQRIYDNNWQGLIGQAPDFPWTPILSKTFHKLRNDKKIMEEDLRDVQLNVQKLETMQHQYRKQEESLTAQELKLSENIFEACSCEAEEVSEKLENLRKRLKKARKDLAPLSAKSNLYDSYIEESKSSGCCPLCDRDFKTKKEINEFSKKLENMTLSFPTEQEELEKLVSKLEKEEIIIVKAEGQANELQRIVKELKEVREKNRKLSTEMAEEKSNLSKNEKQLETVNAKLKLAEDLQTDVGVIQQLYEQTEENEKRYEQLVSESDSSDGLSYTELRKKVEDKDEEYRKIVQEGEELQKCSEERNKLQSKLNELGTHRVSLGEAAAQAGAFAEQLETKIKEIQECITAISQKRNEDLPDAQFKKDDLTRNVSSKEEEKKKAEMEVQMMKKELDQKIFHRKSLFKKVQEGGLCERQLMDKENNIATLNASLEENQQRQKRFEEDLRSFDSSHQRESILKDQLTRMIIENKIKELKRTLATFDGQINEDRITEQKQAYNKLQNELRLIGNEEVKIYTQMQEYEKQKKIAEAKLSTKECQNAESNYRDAIIELAITKESISDLTKYRNCLDASLIQFHSEKMGRVNGIIDDLWRKVYNSTDITTIRIRSDATSETSSKKVAYEYNVMMVHETGTEVEMRGRCSAGQKMLASLLIRIALAEVFGGSCSMIALDEPTTNLDESKVEGMAIVLADIIAERRGFDENGKLRGRDMQMVVITHDERLVNRITISCRPEYIYCLGKDEHGISFLSKRYPDGTVKRVNTKRRF from the exons ATGGCGAAATTTTTACGC ctacaCATCAGAGGAATTCGAAGTGTCGGTGATGAGGACCACGATGTTCACAAAATTGATTTCCTCTCTCCGTGCACACTAATCAGTGGACCAAATGGAACAGGAAAAACG accaCCATCGAGGCACTCAACTTTGTAACCACCGGACAAATGCCTACACAGAAGAAACAGAACTTTATTCACAGCACAgat GTAGCACGCAAAACTCGTGTTGATGCCTCAGTTACTCTCGAATTCATTGATGTCAAAGGACGAGAGTGTACAGCTGTACGGAGACTTGTTGTGACATCAGGA ACGAAAGCTGCAGCACTAGCAGAAGAACACACATTAGCTATAAAATATCCTGATGGCACAGTCAATACTCTGAGCAGCAAAGTTTGCGACTTCAACACTGcacttttaaaacatttaggCGTCCCGAGAGCAGTTTTCAAATATGTAATTTTCTGTCATCAAGAAGATTCGACTTGGCCACTCAGTGAACcaaaagaactgaaaaaacgttttgatgACATCTTccaactgacaaaatttgtgaaagcACAGGaacgaatgaaaaaaattgtgctgGATTTT aagaaagaAATGCAAACCCACGAGATGTCTAAACAACTCTACGAGACTCATGTTAGGGATAAACTGGTCGCTAGACAAAACCAAGAAGAATGTGAgagaaaaatatcgaaacgGAAAGAGGAAACTGATGAGCTGAAAGAACGAAAAGCCAATGGACAGAAGAAGATAGAAGAGATGAGAACGTCTATTCACGAACTCGAGGACACATTAACTTCGTTCA agaaaactGAATTGGAGAGgcaaaacttgaagaaacaGCTTTCTCTCATTCGTGTGGAGCCCTATTTTGGAACTGAAGAAGAGTTGAAgagagaaattgaagaattccGTGGTTCTGAAGGACGCAGCTATGGTGAAGAACGGGCCagaatccagaaaaaaattggtaaaaataaTCAGGAACGACAGGAGTTGTCGcaaaagaaaactgaattcGAGAACagaatttcaagtttaaaagCTGAAgttatt cACTGCCAATCACTGAAGTATGACCTGGAACGACTAGAAAATCAACTTCGTTCCGAACTCGATCTTGAACACGATGCGGATATTGACATTGAAATTGATAACGCTATCACATTGAAAATTCGAGGAATGTCTGATAAAGCACGAATGATTGCAAAGAACTGTGCCGAACTTCAATCCAATCTGCGAACAGCACAAGAAGCagctacaaaaattgaagtagaaatgaaaactcttcaaaacgaaaaagtcaAACTGGAGAAAGAAGTAGAAcagctgaaattcaaaatcaaacaagGACAGAATGCCACTGCAGGCATGAAggatcttctgaaaaaagaagaagctctGAGAAAAAGTCTTGCTGACCTTCCATTACTCGACGAGAATGCACTGACAGAATGCAAACTCAAGCGAGAGAAATACCTAAAACAATTGgacattctgaaaaagaagTGCGCCGAGGCTGAAAAGAATGCTGAGAAAGACAGAGAAAAAGAATCCTTGAAACAAACTCTGTCTATTGCTCGAAAAAAGATGACTGCATATCAAAGGATATATGATAACAATTGGCAAGGATTGATTGGACAGGCTCCCGATTTTCCATGGACTCCAATTCTATCGAAGACTTTCCACAAATTGAGGAATGATAAGAAAATCATGGAAGAAGATCTTCGAGATGTTCAATTAAACGTCCAAAAGCTTGAAACCATGCAACATCAGTACAGGAAGCAAGAGGAAAGTCTAACAGCACAGGAATTGAAGTTGagtgaaaacattttcgaagCTTGTTCGTGTGAAGCTGAAGAAGTCTccgagaaattggaaaatcttcGAAAGCGTCTGAAGAAAGCCCGAAAAGATTTAGCGCCTCTCAGTGCAAAATCAAATCTCTACGATTCTTATATCGAAGAAAGCAAAAGCAGTGGTTGCTGTCCACTTTGTGATCGTGACTTCAAGACAAAGaaagaaataaatgaattcTCAAAGAAGCTTGAAAATATGACACTTAGTTTTCCCACTGAACAGGAAGAATTGGAGAAATTAGtttcgaaattggaaaaagaagaaataattATTGTGAAAGCAGAAGGACAAGCAAACGAACTGCAGAGAATAGTAAAAGAACTAAAG GAAGTTCGAGAGAAAAACAGAAAGCTGTCTACTGAAATGGCGGAAGAGAAATCGAATCTttctaaaaacgaaaaacaacTGGAAACCGTGAATGCTAAACTCAAATTAGCTGAAGATTTGCAAACAGATGTTGGTGTAATTCAACAACTCTATGAACAAACAGAAGAGAACGAAAAGAGATATGAGCAACTTGTTTCTGAATCTGATTCTTCGGATGGCCTCAGCTACACCGAACTTCGGAAGAAAGTTGAAGACAAAGATGAAGAATATCGTAAGATTGTTCAAGAAGGAGAAGAACTTCAGAAGTGTTCTGAGGAAAGAAATAAACTTCAATCAAAACTGAATGAGCTCGGAACTCACCGAGTTTCTTTGGGAGAAGCTGCTGCACAGGCTGGTGCTTTCGCAGAACAATTGGAAACTAAGATAAAAGAGATTCAAGAGTGTATTACGGCAATCTcgcaaaaaagaaatgaagatCTTCCGGATGCTCAGTTCAAGAAAGATGATCTCACAAGAAATGTTTCCAGtaaagaagaagagaagaaaaaagctgaaatggAAGTGCAGATGATGAAAAAGGAGttggatcaaaaaattttccatcgGAAATCGCTGTTTAAAAAAGTCCAGGAAGGCGGTCTGTGCGAAAGACAACTCATGGATAAGGAAAATAATATTGC aactctgAATGCCAGCTTAGAAGAAAATCAGCAACGCCAAAAACGTTTCGAAGAAGATCTCCGTTCGTTCGATAGTTCACATCAACGCGAGTCAATTCTAAAAGATCAACTTACTCGAATGATTATCGAAAATAAGATAAAAGAGTTGAAAAGAACATTGGCCACATTCGATGGACAAATAAATGAAGATCGCATAACTGAACAAAAACAAGCTTATaacaaacttcaaaatgaacTTCGCTTGATTGGAAACGAAGAAGTGAAAATATACACTCAGATGCAAGAGTAcgagaagcaaaaaaaaattgcggaagCAAAATTGTCAACGAAAGAGTGTCAGAATGCTGAATCGAATTATCGTGATGCTATCATAGAACTGGCAATTACTAAAGAATCTATCTCTGATTTAACGAAGTATAGAAATTGTCTTGATGCTTCACTCATCcaatttcattctgaaaaaatgggcAGGGTCAATGGAATCATTGATGATCTATGGAGAAAAGTATATAATTCCACGGATATTACTACAATCAGGATTAG ATCAGATGCTACTTCTGAGACTTCTTCAAAGAAAGTCGCATACGAATACAATGTTATGATGGTTCATGAAACTGGCACCGAAGTTGAGATGCGTGGACGCTGCAGTGCTGGTCAAAAAATGCTTGCTTCGTTGCTTATTCGCATTGCACTCGCAGAAGTATTCGGTGGTTCATGCTCGATGATTGCGTTGGATGAACCAACAACAAATTTGGATGAGAGCAAAGTGGAAGGAATGGCTATCGTTTTGGCAGATATAATTGCTGAAAGACGCGGATTCGATGAAAATGGAAAGTTGAGAGGAAGAGATATGCAG ATGGTAGTAATCACTCACGATGAGCGACTCGTCAACAGGATCACAATCAGTTGTCGTCCAGAGTATATTTATTGTTTGGGGAAGGACGAGCACGGAATAAGTTTCCTTTCGAAACGTTATCCAGATGGAACAGTGAAAAGAGTTAATACGAAGAGACGGTTCTAG